From the genome of Sandaracinaceae bacterium, one region includes:
- a CDS encoding YceI family protein, whose protein sequence is MSQGSVPVPVPVPVLVPVRARRVIHASLVTLLAVAGVGCGDSTPAEPASAPLEQPAAPAASSAFQVNTDGSAVDFIMEAPLENIHGRAPSSVHGELDLDLAQLSASTALVRIDLFQLEVLQQKRETADEAFGEEVRNETQNEHVRTWFEISPDAPEDVREANRWAEFRVERVEGLSADSVAGMTGAERVVQATLHGQLRIHGHTVAKSARVELTFTYEGDRATGVRVRSLEPVSVGLEEYDVRPRSAFGTLAQRTLAALGEKVATAAPVTFDFRASPAAATATL, encoded by the coding sequence ATGTCCCAAGGTTCCGTCCCCGTCCCCGTCCCCGTCCCCGTCCTCGTTCCCGTGCGGGCGCGTCGCGTCATCCACGCGTCCCTCGTGACCCTGCTCGCCGTCGCAGGCGTGGGTTGCGGCGACTCCACCCCTGCCGAGCCGGCCTCCGCCCCGCTCGAGCAGCCCGCCGCGCCCGCGGCCAGCAGCGCGTTCCAGGTGAACACCGACGGGAGCGCCGTGGACTTCATCATGGAGGCGCCGCTGGAGAACATCCACGGGCGCGCGCCCTCCTCCGTGCATGGCGAGCTGGATCTCGACCTCGCGCAGCTCTCTGCCAGCACCGCGCTGGTTCGGATCGACCTGTTCCAGCTCGAGGTGCTCCAGCAGAAGCGCGAGACGGCAGACGAGGCGTTCGGCGAGGAGGTCCGGAACGAGACCCAGAACGAACACGTGCGCACATGGTTCGAGATCTCGCCGGACGCGCCGGAAGACGTCCGTGAGGCCAACCGCTGGGCCGAGTTCCGCGTCGAGCGCGTGGAGGGCCTCAGCGCCGACAGCGTGGCCGGCATGACCGGCGCCGAGCGCGTGGTGCAGGCCACGCTCCACGGGCAGCTGCGCATCCACGGACACACCGTGGCGAAGAGCGCGCGCGTGGAGCTGACATTCACCTACGAGGGCGACCGCGCCACCGGTGTGCGCGTCCGCTCCCTCGAGCCCGTCTCGGTGGGGCTCGAAGAGTACGACGTGCGTCCACGCAGCGCGTTCGGGACACTCGCGCAGCGCACGCTCGCAGCGCTGGGTGAGAAGGTCGCTACCGCAGCGCCGGTGACGTTCGACTTCCGCGCGTCCCCGGCAGCAGCGACCGCGACACTCTGA
- a CDS encoding FHA domain-containing protein: protein MARFRLKFLLQEFDLVGPEVLMGRSPECHVTLEDPLVSRQHARILIGGDTAQIMDLGSRNGTRINGQLIEGAALLHDGDRVRLGTQELLFYMVDRAPREAKTTGFMTMCRACKTPFPDTAKECPHCGTPAIAEDETFSGFAVEPSRSWTYQLLGEVVERALEAGRTEEAARMFRRVAREIELRIEQGDLLEPRQIDTVATYAATLAQSDPATDWFAWLLDLHVNHNAAISDSLVELLQSTVNLRRHAHARRYLEWARESGLSSDALDRLDTLVGH from the coding sequence GTGGCCCGATTCAGACTCAAATTCCTGTTGCAAGAGTTCGACCTGGTAGGGCCGGAAGTGCTGATGGGGCGGAGCCCTGAGTGCCACGTGACGCTGGAAGACCCGCTCGTGTCACGTCAGCACGCGCGCATCCTCATCGGTGGGGACACGGCACAGATCATGGACCTGGGCAGCCGCAACGGGACGCGGATCAACGGCCAGCTGATCGAGGGCGCCGCGCTCCTCCACGATGGCGACCGCGTGCGTCTGGGTACGCAAGAGCTGCTGTTCTACATGGTGGACCGCGCGCCACGGGAGGCGAAGACCACCGGCTTCATGACCATGTGCCGGGCGTGCAAGACACCCTTCCCGGACACCGCCAAGGAGTGCCCGCACTGCGGCACGCCGGCCATCGCGGAAGACGAGACCTTCAGCGGCTTCGCTGTCGAGCCCAGCCGCAGCTGGACGTACCAGCTGCTGGGCGAGGTGGTGGAGCGTGCGCTCGAGGCTGGACGCACCGAGGAGGCGGCGCGTATGTTCCGCCGTGTCGCGCGGGAGATCGAGCTGCGCATCGAGCAAGGCGATCTCCTGGAGCCGCGCCAGATCGACACGGTCGCCACCTACGCGGCGACGCTGGCGCAGTCGGACCCGGCCACCGACTGGTTCGCGTGGCTGCTGGACCTGCACGTGAACCACAACGCGGCCATCAGCGACAGCCTGGTGGAGCTGCTGCAGTCCACGGTGAACCTCCGTCGCCACGCCCACGCGCGTCGCTACCTCGAGTGGGCGCGCGAGAGCGGCCTGTCCAGTGACGCGCTGGACCGGCTGGACACGCTGGTCGGACACTGA